A genomic region of Papaver somniferum cultivar HN1 chromosome 7, ASM357369v1, whole genome shotgun sequence contains the following coding sequences:
- the LOC113298789 gene encoding arogenate dehydratase/prephenate dehydratase 6, chloroplastic-like has protein sequence MESSISQSPALKSLISYHKPHYHQIMKHKFLQRSSSRKTRTGTIQCIYRSDSRNFTGGIGLNRTDWQSSCAILASNVVSQQPETEKANNSEIAAVNGHKTLDLAPIVDQNLPKPLSLIPDLSPAPMHGNQLRVAYQGVPGAYSEAAAGKAYPKCEAIPCDQFEVAFQAVELWLADRAVLPVENSLGGSIHRNYDLLLRHRLHIVGEVQLPVHHCLLVLPGVRKEYLNRVISHPQALSQCELTLTKLGLNVAREAVDDTAGAAEFIASNNRRDTAAIASARAAELYGLQILADGIQDDLGNVTRFVMLAREPIIPRTDRPFKTSIVFAHDKGTSVLFKVLSAFAFRNISLTKIESRPHRNCPIRCVDDANVGTAKHFEYMFYIDFEASMAEPRAQNALAEVQEFTSFLRVLGSYPMDMTPWSPRNGDE, from the coding sequence atggaatcaTCAATTTCACAATCGCCAGCTCTAAAATCCTTAATATCATACCATAAACCCCATTATCATCAAATAATGAAACATAAATTCTTACAACGATCATCGTCACGTAAAACACGTACGGGAACAATTCAATGTATATACAGATCAGATTCGAGGAACTTCACAGGTGGAATTGGTTTGAACAGGACAGATTGGCAAAGTTCATGTGCAATCTTAGCAAGCAACGTTGTTTCTCAACAACCAGAAACAGAGAAAGCAAACAATTCAGAAATCGCAGCAGTTAATGGTCATAAAACTTTAGATCTTGCTCCAATTGTTGATCAGAATCTTCCGAAACCTTTGTCACTGATTCCAGATCTTTCTCCGGCTCCTATGCATGGAAATCAGCTTCGAGTTGCTTATCAAGGTGTTCCCGGTGCTTATAGTGAAGCTGCAGCTGGTAAAGCTTATCCAAAATGTGAAGCCATTCCTTGTGATCAATTTGAAGTTGCTTTTCAAGCTGTTGAGCTTTGGTTAGCCGACCGAGCTGTATTACCAGTTGAGAACTCACTCGGTGGTAGTATTCATCGAAATTATGATCTTCTACTTCGTCATCGTCTACATATTGTTGGTGAAGTTCAATTACCTGTTCATCATTGTTTATTAGTCTTACCAGGGGTAAGAAAGGAGTATTTAAACCGAGTGATTAGTCATCCACAAGCTTTATCTCAGTGTGAGTTAACTCTTACTAAACTCGGTCTTAATGTTGCCCGTGAAGCTGTTGATGATACAGCAGGAGCTGCTGAGTTTATAGCTTCAAATAATCGTCGCGATACAGCTGCTATAGCCAGTGCTAGAGCTGCTGAGTTATATGGCCTACAGATATTAGCCGATGGGATTCAAGATGATTTAGGGAATGTGACTCGGTTTGTTATGCTAGCTCGTGAACCGATTATACCGAGAACAGATAGACCGTTTAAAACGAGTATTGTGTTTGCTCATGATAAAGGGACATCGGTTTTGTTCAAGGTATTATCCGCATTTGCATTTAGAAATATAAGTTTGACTAAGATTGAAAGTAGACCACATAGGAATTGTCCTATTAGGTGTGTGGATGATGCTAATGTGGGCACAGCTAAACATTTTGAGTATATGTTTTATATTGATTTTGAAGCATCAATGGCTGAGCCAAGAGCTCAAAATGCTTTAGCTGAAGTCCAAGAATTTACATCTTTTCTTAGGGTTTTAGGAAGTTATCCTATGGATATGACTCCTTGGAGCCCAAGAAATGGAGATGAATGA